In bacterium 336/3, the following proteins share a genomic window:
- the ychF gene encoding GTP-binding protein (EngD; translation-associated GTPase; the crystal structure of the Haemophilus influenzae YchF protein showed similarity to the yeast structure (PDB: 1NI3); fluorescence spectroscopy revealed nucleic acid binding; the yeast protein YBR025c interacts with the translation elongation factor eEF1) gives MSLRCGIVGLPNVGKSTLFSALTSIQNVAANYEFATIDPNIGIVDVPDPRLYAISDIINPQRIVHTTVEFVDIAGLVKGASKGGGRGNAFLSNIRDVDAIIHVVRCFDDPNVVRSIGPVNPVSDKEVIEMELQFKDLDSVEKKISKVERTAKAGDAKAKVELDALQRYKAHLEQGKNARTLPDATEDDKEAVADLFLLTMKPMLYIANVDETNLHEDNQHVIALREAVKAENAGIIRICAALESQIAEISDKDERKMFLQEYGLHESGLDLLIRGAYSLLNLITYFTAGEKEVRAWTIERGWKAPQAAGVIHSDFERGFIKAEVIKLTDYLTYKSETACKEVGKMAMQGKDYVVEDGDIMHFRFNV, from the coding sequence ATGTCATTAAGATGTGGAATTGTAGGTTTGCCCAATGTAGGTAAATCTACTTTATTCTCTGCCCTTACCAGCATCCAAAATGTGGCTGCTAATTATGAATTTGCAACCATAGACCCTAATATAGGTATCGTAGATGTACCAGATCCTCGCTTGTATGCAATTTCTGATATTATAAATCCTCAACGCATTGTTCATACAACTGTTGAATTTGTAGATATTGCAGGACTTGTTAAAGGAGCAAGTAAAGGAGGAGGAAGAGGGAATGCTTTTCTTTCCAATATTCGTGATGTAGATGCTATTATCCATGTAGTACGTTGTTTTGATGACCCAAATGTGGTGCGTTCTATTGGTCCTGTTAATCCTGTTTCGGATAAAGAGGTCATTGAAATGGAATTACAGTTTAAAGATTTGGATTCAGTAGAGAAAAAAATCAGTAAAGTAGAAAGAACCGCCAAAGCTGGTGATGCCAAAGCTAAGGTAGAGTTAGACGCTTTACAACGTTATAAAGCTCATTTGGAGCAGGGTAAAAATGCTCGTACCCTTCCAGATGCAACAGAAGATGATAAAGAGGCTGTAGCTGACTTGTTTTTACTTACTATGAAGCCCATGCTTTATATTGCCAATGTAGATGAAACGAATCTCCATGAAGATAACCAACATGTAATTGCTTTAAGAGAAGCTGTAAAAGCAGAAAACGCTGGCATTATTCGTATTTGTGCAGCTTTGGAATCTCAAATTGCTGAAATTAGTGATAAAGATGAGAGAAAAATGTTTTTACAAGAGTATGGCTTACATGAATCAGGTTTAGATTTATTGATTAGAGGTGCTTATTCGTTATTAAATTTGATTACCTATTTTACAGCAGGTGAAAAAGAAGTAAGAGCTTGGACTATAGAAAGAGGTTGGAAGGCTCCACAAGCTGCTGGAGTCATTCACTCCGATTTTGAGAGAGGTTTCATCAAGGCTGAAGTAATAAAACTAACTGATTATCTCACTTACAAATCTGAAACAGCCTGTAAAGAGGTTGGTAAAATGGCTATGCAGGGCAAAGATTATGTAGTAGAAGATGGTGATATTATGCACTTTAGATTTAATGTATAA